The following is a genomic window from Pseudomonadales bacterium.
GCATCGAAAACCTGACGCCGGAGCAGCGATCGGCGATCTCGGCACAGTGCCACGGCGCCTATGTCGAGCCGCCCGTGGGTGCGGCCGAGCGCGGCGAAACGGTTTTCGGCTCGATTCGTGCGTATGCCGCCGAATCGGAACTGCGACAGAACCCCGAGACGGCGAACTTCAGCGGTGACGTCACACTGAGCCTGGACAGCCGGCAGATGCGCGCCGACCGCGCGAGCTATTCGCGCGCCGAGGATCGTATCGACATCAGCGGCAATGTGCAGTACCGCGAACCCGGACTGCTGCTGCGCGGCGATTCGGCCTCGATCGAGGCAGCACGCAACGCCGGCGAGATACGTGCGGCGCGGTTCGTGATGCACGCCGAGCATGCCCGCGGCGAAGCGGAACTCGTGCAGCGCAACAGCGACGGCAGCATCGATCTCAGCGAGACCGTCTACACCCGCTGCGAACCCGGACGCGACGACTGGCAGCTTGCGGCGGACGCGCTGCACCTCGACCGCGCGACCGGACAGGCCACCGCACGCAACGCCCGTCTCGAGGTGGGCGGCGTACCGGTGCTGTACACACCGTACCTGCGCTTTCCGATCGACGACCGCCGCATGAGCGGTCTGTTGTGGCCCACGATCACGAACTCCACGCGAAACGGCTTCGACATCACGGTGCCGTACTACTTCAACCTTGCTCCGAACTACGATGCGACGCTGGTGTCGCGCTACACGAGCAGGCGCGGCATGCTCCTGGGCGGGGAAGTGCGCTACCTGAACCGCTGGAGCGAATGGAGCGCGAGCGGCTCCTATCTGCACAACGACGACACAGCAGATCGGGAACGCTGGATCAGCGGCATCGAGCACGCGGGAACGCCGATGCCGGGCATGCTGACCCGCATCAGCTACGCCAAGGCGAGCGACAGGCTCTACCTGCGCGACCTGAGTTCGACCGGACTCGACGTGAAGCGCTCGACCCATCTGGAACAGATGGGGGAGCTTTCCTACCGCGTTGGTGAACGCTGGCTGGTCGGTGCCACTGTGCAACAGTACCAGGTGCTCGATCCCGAACTCGCCGAACCCTACCGCATGCGGCCGCGACTGCAGGCCGAACGCGCAGCAGGAGGTGAACCATTCGTGGTCGATTACGGTCTGATCAGCGAAATGACCGTGTTCGACCACCCCGATCCAACCGCACTGACCGGTGAACGGTTGTACCTGGAGCCGCGCATCACCTATCCGCTGGAGTGGGCCGCGCTGTTCGTACGCCCGATGCTCGGCTATCAGATGATCCGCTACCGTCTCGACGAAAAGGCGTATGGCAGCGACTCTCCGTCGGCGGCAGCCCCGATGGCGAGTCTGGATGTCGGATATTTCCTCGAACGCGACACTCGCATGTTCGGTCGGAGCTTCCTGCAGACGCTGGAGCCCAGGCTCTACTATCTGCGGGTCGGTTACGACAGCCAGAACGACGTGCCGAACTTCGATTCCTCCGACCTGACGTTCAGCTTCAACCAACTGTTCCGCAACACCCGCTTCAGCGGCCATGACCGTATTGCCGACGCGAACCAGCTGTCGCTCAGCCTGAGCTCGCGGCTGATCGACGAGGCGAGCGGTCGTGAACTGCTGACTGCCAGCGTGGGGCAGATCCTCTATTTCGAGGACCGTCGCGTGACGGTTTGCGACGGTTCGATACGCACCTACGACAAGCCCGGATGCCGCAGCCCGCAGACGCTTCCAGGTCCTCTTCCATGGCATGGCCAGACGGTGGCCGACCCTTCGGCGTCGAGCTCGCAGATCGCGGCGGAAGTGCAGGTCCAGCCGTCGCAGGCGTTGTGGCTGAGCGCCACCACGCTCCTGGACACCGGCAGCAGCCGCATCAATGAAGGCGGCGTGCTGATGCACTGGATCCCGGCCGAGGATACCGTGCTCAATTTCGGCTATCGCTACCGGCGCGAACAACATTCCTTCGATGCCGCCGGTCGGGCCATCGACGAGAACATCGATCAGGCCGACGTCTCGGCAGCACTGCCCGTGGCAGACAACTGGCGGGTCTTCGCGCGCTATCAATATGACATCACGAACAACCAGAATCTCGAGTCGCTCGCCGGCCTGGAGTACAGCGCCTGCTGCTGGACGGTGCGCATGGTGTACCAGGAGGGACTCGACTGGTACAAGGGACGTGACGCCGGGTTCTACCTGCAGTTCGTACTGCGTGGCCTGGGCGGCCTGGGCAAGGACATCGACCAGTTGCTGCAGCGCAGCATCTTCAACTTTGGCGAACGACGGGGGGCAGGCGGGTTTGCGTACTGACAGGAATTCGACGATGGGCCGACTGCTTGCGACTGCCGTGGCGCTGCTGTGCTGGTTCGGCATGAGTGCTGGCGCGTTGGCACAGGTGCAGCCACTCGACCGCGTGGTCGCGATCGTCAACGACGACATCATCCTCGCCAGCGAGTATCAGGCCCGGCTGCACCAGGTCCTGGAAAACATTGCCCGGCAGAACATCGAACAACCGCCTCGTGACGTGGTTGCGCGACAGGTACTCGACCGCCTGGTGCTCGAACATATCCAACTGCGCATGGGGCAACGCGCCGGGGTTCGCATCAGCGACGAGCAACTGAACGAAGCGATCAGCAACATGGCCCACCAGAACGGAATGAGTCTGGAGCAGTTCCGCGCACGCCTGGAGGCCGAAGGCGATTCCTACGCAGCGGTGCGCGAACAGGTGCGCCAGGAAATGATTCTGTCACGCGTGCAACAGGGCAATGTGCGCAGCCGGGTACAGGTCACGGAACGCGAAGTCGACGACTTCCTGGCTTCCGAAGAAGGCCAGAAGCGCACGGCTGCCGTCTACCACATCGGTCACCTGTTGCTGCCGCTGTCGAAGGACGCATCCCTCGAGGACGAGCACGGCGCGATCGCATACATGGAAGGCCTGCGTGAACGTCTCGCCGATGGTGACGCCTTCGAGCGTTTCATGCATGCACCGGACAAATCGCGCTACGCCCTGACCGGCGGTGATCTGGGCTGGCGCCTTGCGAGCGACCTGCCAAACGTCTTCAGCGACACGGTGCCGGCACTGGGCGTCGGCGCGATCTCCGAACCGGTGCGCAGCCCGAGCGGTGTGCACCTCGTGAAGCTGTTCGAAAAACGCGGTGGCAGTGAACAGGTCACACAGCAGACCCATGTACGCCATATCCTGGTCAAGCCTTCCGAAATCCGTACCGACGAGCAGACACGCGAGCTCGCACAGAGCCTGCACGATCGCCTGGTCGCCGGAGAAGACTTCGGCAAGCTCGCGCGCAAGTACTCCGAGGACATCGGATCGGCCCTCGAGGGTGGTGACCTTGGCTGGACCAACCCGGGCCAGATGGTGCCGGAATTCGAACAGGTCATGAACCAGACCGGAGCGGGCGAGATCAGCGCACCCTTCCACACCCAATTCGGTTGGCATGTGCTGCAGGTCGAGGAACGCCGCAGCGAGGATCTCAGTGACGAGATGCGTCGCAACCAGGCGCGCAACATCCTCTACGGCCAGAAATACGATGAAGAGCTGAACAACTGGCTGCAGAAAATCCGGGATGAGGCCTTTGTCGAGATCAAGATCTGACCCAACCGAGGCGGTCATCGCACTGACGCCGGGCGAGCCGGCGGGGATTGGTCCAGAACTCGTCCTGACGCTGGCGCGGGAAGGCTTCGACTTTCCGCTGGTTGCAATTGCCGACCCGAAGATGCTCACCGAGCGTGCCCGGCAGCTCGGATTCGCACTCGAGCTGCTGCCTCCCGCACCCTTGCCGTCGCCGCCGGACAGCCTGCGCGTGCTGCCGGTGCCACTCGCGAGCACGACTACGCCCGGACGTCTCGATCCTGCCAATGCCGCAGGCGTCCTGGCCACACTCCAGGCAGCGGTCGATGGCTGCCTGCAGGGGCGCTTCGCGGCGCTGGTGACGGGTCCGGTACACAAGGGTGTGATCAACGAGGCCGGGATCGCGTTCACCGGTCACACCGAATTCCTGGCGCAAGCAACGTGCGTACCTCGCGTGGTGATGATGCTGGCGACGCCCGGACTGCGCGTGGCGCTGGCGACGACGCACGTGCCACTGCACACGGTACCCCGACTGGTCACGCGTGGCATGCTGGAAGAAGTGCTGCGCATCCTGCATCACGACCTGCGGCACCATTTCGGCATCGAGCGCCCGCGCATACTGGTAGCCGGCTTGAATCCGCACGCTGGCGAAGGGGGGCATCTGGGGTGCGAAGAGATCGAGGTGATCTCACCGGCGCTCGAGGCGCTGCGTGCCGACGGCATGGATCTCATCGGCCCGCTGCCAGCCGATACCTTGTTCACGCCGGCACGGTTGTGCACGGCAGATGCCGTGCTGACGATGTACCACGACCAGGGGCTGCCGGTACTGAAGCACATCGGCTTCGGCAGATCTGTGAACATCACTCTCGGGCTGCCGATCATCCGCACCTCGGTCGACCACGGCACTGCGCTCGATCTGGCCGGCAGTGGCACTGCCGACACCGGCAGCCTGCGCTGTGCACTGCAGACCGCACGCGACATGGTGGCCGGGAGCCGTGCACGACGTGCGGCGGATGCACGCTGATGCACCGCGCAAATCCCGCGCATCGTCCACGCAAACGCTTCGGACAGCATTTCCTGGTCGACCGACAGGTGATCGAGCACATTGCGGGTGCGATCGCTGCGCGCGCCACGGACACGATCGTCGAGATCGGGCCTGGCCTTGGCGCACTGACCCGTGCACTGATCGCGAGCGGCGCACGCCTGCACCTCGTCGAACTCGACCGCGACCTGGCCGCCAACTGGCAGCAGCACGCGGGTGAACGGCTTACCGTACATCCGGTCGACGCACTCGATTTCGACTTCGGGGCGCTTGCACCGACGCCGGCCGCACTGCGCATCGCTGGCAACCTGCCATACAACATTTCGACCCCACTGCTGTTCCACCTGCTTGCACAGGGTGAATGCATCCTCGACATGCACTTCATGCTGCAACGCGAGGTGGTTGCACGTCTGGCGGCGCAACCGGGATCGGCGGACTACGGCAGGCTCAGCGTCATGGTGCAGTACCGCTGCCGCGTGGAGCCGCTGTTCGACGTGCCGCCACGAGCTTTCGAACCACCGCCCCGCGTGATGTCAGCAGTGGTGCGCCTGCTCCCTCAACCGTTCGTGCACGGTCGCGCCAGGGATTACCGCATGCTGGAAAAGGTGGTCAGGGATGCCTTCGGCCAGCGGCGCAAGACGCTGCGCAACGCACTGTCGACGGTACTCGACGCCGAGGTCTTGCGCGCTATCGGCATCGAGCCGGCACGACGCGCAGAGACCCTCCAGATTGCCGAGTTCGTGGCGATCGCAAACGCGGCCACAGGCGCCGTGCCGGAGCAGCACTGATGGCAACGTATGCAATCGGCGATGTGCAGGGATGCTTCGATCCGCTGCGTCGTCTGCTCGACACGGTGGGCTTTGATCCGTGTCAGGACCGCCTGTGGTTTGCCGGCGATCTGGTCAATCGTGGCCCGGACTCGCTCGAGGTGCTGCGCTTCGTGCGCGCGCTCGGAGAGCGGGCAGTCACCGTGCTCGGCAACCATGACCTGCATCTGCTGGCGGTTGCCGAAGGCGTGCGCAAGCCGACACGCAAGGACTCGCTGAATGCAACCCTCGAGGCGCCCGATCGCGAAACGCTGATCAACTGGATTCGCACCTGGCCGCTGGTTCATCGCGAAGCGGCGCACCCGCACGTGATGGTGCATGCGGGAATCCCGCCGCAGTGGGACATCACCGACGCATTGCGGCTCGCGCACGAGGTCGAACTCACGTTGCGCGGTCCGGATTACAGCGGATTTTTGCATCACATGTACGGCAATTTTCCCGATGCCTGGGACGAATCCATCACGGGATTCGAGCGTCTGCGACTGATCACGAACTACCTGACGCGCATGCGCTTCTGCTCGCCGGAGGGACGGCTGGACCTCGACAACAAGGGCGGCCCCGCCGACGCCAACCCCGGCTTTGCACCGTGGTTCACGCATGCTGCACGACGCAGCACATCGATCCCGGTCATCTTCGGTCACTGGGCTGCGCTCGAAGGCGCACCCGGGATCGCCGGTGTCCACGCGCTCGACACCGGATGCGTGTGGGGCGGCCGGCTGCGCGCGCTATGCCTCGACGATGGCCGGTTGATCCATTGTGACTGCTGATCGGCGCCAGCACCGCGGAATTGGTTAGACTGCCGGCATTTCCACCCCTGCGACAGACGACTGTGCGCGTATTCCTTGTCGGTGGCGCCGTGCGCGATACCCTGCTCGGACTTCCGGTCACCGAACGTGACTGGGTGGTCGTCGGTGCAACCACGGAGCAGATGCTTGCACGCGGCTATCGCCAGGTGGGGCATGATTTTCCCGTGTTCCTGCATCCACAGACCGCAGAGGAATACGCGCTCGCGCGCCGCGAACGCAAGAGCGGCCACGGATACCACGGCTTCAGCGTCGAGAGCGATGCCTCCGTGTCGCTGGAAGAAGACCTGTCGCGGCGCGACCTCAGCATCAACGCAATGGCGATGGATGCCGACGGTCGCCTGATCGATCCGTGGGGTGGCGAACGCGATCTGCATGACCGCGTGCTGCGGCATGTGTCAGCGGCATTTTCCGAGGATCCACTGCGGGTACTGCGAGTCGCCCGCTTCATGGCTCGCTTTGCCCGTTTCGGCTTTCACGTGCATCCACAAACGCTCGCACTGATGCGCGAGATCGTCGCCAGCGGGGAGCTAGCGCATCTGGTCGCTGAGCGCGTGTGGGTCGAGATGCGGCGGGCGCTGGCCGAACCTTCACCGCAGGAATTCGTGCGTACACTGCGTGCCTGCAATGCGCTTGCCGCAGTGCTTCCCGAGATCGACGCACTGTTCGGCGTCCCGCAGCCCGCACAGCAACATCCCGAAATCGATACCGGCGAGCACGTACTGCTCGCATTGCAGGTCGCTGCGCACCGCGGGCTGTCTGCACCCGTACGTTTCGCAGTGCTGGTGCACGATCTCGGCAAGGCGCTCACGCCCCGCGATCACTGGCCTTCGCACATCGGGCACGAACAACTCGGCGCGCCGGCAGTACGCACGCTGTGCGCACGGTTACGCGTACCGAACACCTGGCGTGAGCTCGCGGTTCTGGTATGCCTGCACCACACGCGCTGTCACCGCGCGATGCAGATGCGTGCAGCGACACTGGTCAGGCTGCTCGAGGACCTCGATGCCCTGCGCCAGGGCGATCGATTCGAGGAGTTTCTTGCCGCATGCGACGCCGATGCGCGCGGCAGGACCGGCTTCGAGGCGCGTGACTACTCCAGTCCGCAGCGGCTGCGCCGCGCACGCGAAGCTGCACTGACGGTAAGCGCTGCACCTGCGCTGGCACGCGGCTTGCGCGGTGAGCAGATCAGGCACGACCTGCACCAACGGCGCTGCCACGCAGTGGCGCAGGCCTTGAGAGACAGTCGCAAAAGCCCTTCGAGCAGCGACATGACCGGTGCGTGACAGCACCTCGTAACGTATTGCGTCTCCCTTGAGCGACACCACGAGCCGCATATCAGATTCCTGACGGCACATCCCGATTCCAGAATGCGGTGTGTCCGGGGAGTTCGCCACGCTCGATGATCACACCGACATCACGCACAGCCGCCACGGCACCAGGCTTGCCGATCTTCAGCCGCAGCCACGGCACGCAGAACTCCTCGCGCAGCAGGCGCACGATCGCCTCCGCCAGCGTTTCCACCAGTCCGCAGGACTGCGCCGCCGCCAGCTC
Proteins encoded in this region:
- a CDS encoding symmetrical bis(5'-nucleosyl)-tetraphosphatase, producing the protein MATYAIGDVQGCFDPLRRLLDTVGFDPCQDRLWFAGDLVNRGPDSLEVLRFVRALGERAVTVLGNHDLHLLAVAEGVRKPTRKDSLNATLEAPDRETLINWIRTWPLVHREAAHPHVMVHAGIPPQWDITDALRLAHEVELTLRGPDYSGFLHHMYGNFPDAWDESITGFERLRLITNYLTRMRFCSPEGRLDLDNKGGPADANPGFAPWFTHAARRSTSIPVIFGHWAALEGAPGIAGVHALDTGCVWGGRLRALCLDDGRLIHCDC
- a CDS encoding LPS-assembly protein LptD, which produces MQSKPFLILCCAIAGLGALAAPCVNAGNGEWQCRAGADGNWDCVSVTPAGTPSSASTAARPAQAPRQPVATGADARAQSMDWVSIENLTPEQRSAISAQCHGAYVEPPVGAAERGETVFGSIRAYAAESELRQNPETANFSGDVTLSLDSRQMRADRASYSRAEDRIDISGNVQYREPGLLLRGDSASIEAARNAGEIRAARFVMHAEHARGEAELVQRNSDGSIDLSETVYTRCEPGRDDWQLAADALHLDRATGQATARNARLEVGGVPVLYTPYLRFPIDDRRMSGLLWPTITNSTRNGFDITVPYYFNLAPNYDATLVSRYTSRRGMLLGGEVRYLNRWSEWSASGSYLHNDDTADRERWISGIEHAGTPMPGMLTRISYAKASDRLYLRDLSSTGLDVKRSTHLEQMGELSYRVGERWLVGATVQQYQVLDPELAEPYRMRPRLQAERAAGGEPFVVDYGLISEMTVFDHPDPTALTGERLYLEPRITYPLEWAALFVRPMLGYQMIRYRLDEKAYGSDSPSAAAPMASLDVGYFLERDTRMFGRSFLQTLEPRLYYLRVGYDSQNDVPNFDSSDLTFSFNQLFRNTRFSGHDRIADANQLSLSLSSRLIDEASGRELLTASVGQILYFEDRRVTVCDGSIRTYDKPGCRSPQTLPGPLPWHGQTVADPSASSSQIAAEVQVQPSQALWLSATTLLDTGSSRINEGGVLMHWIPAEDTVLNFGYRYRREQHSFDAAGRAIDENIDQADVSAALPVADNWRVFARYQYDITNNQNLESLAGLEYSACCWTVRMVYQEGLDWYKGRDAGFYLQFVLRGLGGLGKDIDQLLQRSIFNFGERRGAGGFAY
- the rsmA gene encoding 16S rRNA (adenine(1518)-N(6)/adenine(1519)-N(6))-dimethyltransferase RsmA, whose amino-acid sequence is MHRANPAHRPRKRFGQHFLVDRQVIEHIAGAIAARATDTIVEIGPGLGALTRALIASGARLHLVELDRDLAANWQQHAGERLTVHPVDALDFDFGALAPTPAALRIAGNLPYNISTPLLFHLLAQGECILDMHFMLQREVVARLAAQPGSADYGRLSVMVQYRCRVEPLFDVPPRAFEPPPRVMSAVVRLLPQPFVHGRARDYRMLEKVVRDAFGQRRKTLRNALSTVLDAEVLRAIGIEPARRAETLQIAEFVAIANAATGAVPEQH
- a CDS encoding multifunctional CCA addition/repair protein produces the protein MRVFLVGGAVRDTLLGLPVTERDWVVVGATTEQMLARGYRQVGHDFPVFLHPQTAEEYALARRERKSGHGYHGFSVESDASVSLEEDLSRRDLSINAMAMDADGRLIDPWGGERDLHDRVLRHVSAAFSEDPLRVLRVARFMARFARFGFHVHPQTLALMREIVASGELAHLVAERVWVEMRRALAEPSPQEFVRTLRACNALAAVLPEIDALFGVPQPAQQHPEIDTGEHVLLALQVAAHRGLSAPVRFAVLVHDLGKALTPRDHWPSHIGHEQLGAPAVRTLCARLRVPNTWRELAVLVCLHHTRCHRAMQMRAATLVRLLEDLDALRQGDRFEEFLAACDADARGRTGFEARDYSSPQRLRRAREAALTVSAAPALARGLRGEQIRHDLHQRRCHAVAQALRDSRKSPSSSDMTGA
- a CDS encoding peptidylprolyl isomerase; the encoded protein is MGRLLATAVALLCWFGMSAGALAQVQPLDRVVAIVNDDIILASEYQARLHQVLENIARQNIEQPPRDVVARQVLDRLVLEHIQLRMGQRAGVRISDEQLNEAISNMAHQNGMSLEQFRARLEAEGDSYAAVREQVRQEMILSRVQQGNVRSRVQVTEREVDDFLASEEGQKRTAAVYHIGHLLLPLSKDASLEDEHGAIAYMEGLRERLADGDAFERFMHAPDKSRYALTGGDLGWRLASDLPNVFSDTVPALGVGAISEPVRSPSGVHLVKLFEKRGGSEQVTQQTHVRHILVKPSEIRTDEQTRELAQSLHDRLVAGEDFGKLARKYSEDIGSALEGGDLGWTNPGQMVPEFEQVMNQTGAGEISAPFHTQFGWHVLQVEERRSEDLSDEMRRNQARNILYGQKYDEELNNWLQKIRDEAFVEIKI
- the pdxA gene encoding 4-hydroxythreonine-4-phosphate dehydrogenase PdxA, with protein sequence MRPLSRSRSDPTEAVIALTPGEPAGIGPELVLTLAREGFDFPLVAIADPKMLTERARQLGFALELLPPAPLPSPPDSLRVLPVPLASTTTPGRLDPANAAGVLATLQAAVDGCLQGRFAALVTGPVHKGVINEAGIAFTGHTEFLAQATCVPRVVMMLATPGLRVALATTHVPLHTVPRLVTRGMLEEVLRILHHDLRHHFGIERPRILVAGLNPHAGEGGHLGCEEIEVISPALEALRADGMDLIGPLPADTLFTPARLCTADAVLTMYHDQGLPVLKHIGFGRSVNITLGLPIIRTSVDHGTALDLAGSGTADTGSLRCALQTARDMVAGSRARRAADAR
- the folB gene encoding dihydroneopterin aldolase, producing the protein MSDIVYIHGLRVETVIGIHAWERHVRQELVIDLEMAWDCARAARSDAIADALDYQRVAERVRELAAAQSCGLVETLAEAIVRLLREEFCVPWLRLKIGKPGAVAAVRDVGVIIERGELPGHTAFWNRDVPSGI